GCTGTTCAACTTCATGCGCCGCAATGCCGAGATTAGCGTTGGTCCGGTCAAGGTGCAGAAGTACAGCGAGTTCATCCGCAATCTGGTGGTGCCCACCAACCTCAACCTGATCCACATGAAGCCGTTGCGCGGCACCGGGCTGTTCATCTTCGACCCGGATTTCGTGTTCCTGGTGGTGGACAACCTGTTCGGCTCGGATGGCCGCTACCACGTGCGTGTGGAAGGTCGGGACTTCACACCGACCGAGCAGCGCATCATCCAGCGCTTGCTTGAGGTGGTGTTCGAGGAATACCAGAAGGCCTGGAAGCCGGTGTTCGAGTGCGAGTTCGGCTATGTGCGCTCGGAAATGAATACGCAGTTCGCCAACATCGCCACGCCGACCGAGGTGGTAGTGTCGTATACCTTCAAGATCGAGTTGGGCGCCGGCGGCGGGGATTTCCACGTCTGTTTCCCGTACTCGATGATCGAACCCATCCGCGACATCCTCTACAGCTCGATGCAGGCGGACCGGATCGAGGCGGACAATCGCTGGCTCAAGCTGTTGCAGAAACAGGTGCAGAACGCGGAGGTCGATCTCGTGGCGACGCTGGGCAATGCCAAGATCACGCTGGGTGACATCGTCAATCTCAAGTCGGGCGATGTGATCTCGCTGGAGATCCCGCAAGCCATCGTCGCCGAGGTCGACGGTGTGCCGGTGCTCGAATGCAAGTATGGTATTCTCAACGGCCAATACGCGTTGCGCGTGAACAAGGTGTTGAGCTCGCCGGAAGGCGGCCTCGGCGCCGACGATGAGAAGCAGGGAGAGCGAAATGGCTGACGACACGCCGCAGCAAGATGGCGACGTGATGGACGACTGGGCGGCGGCGCTGGCCGAACAGGCCGAGGAAGAAGCCACCGCCGCTCCCACGCCTACGGCGAACGTCCAGCCGGCCGATATCTTCGAGCGCTTCGATGCGCAGATGCCCGGCAGCGGCGGCCCCAACAACATCGACATGATCCTGGATATCCCGGTCACCCTGACCGTGGAGCTGGGACGTACCAAGATCGCCATCCGCAGCCTGCTGCAGCTGGCGCAAGGCTCGGTGGTCGAGCTCGACGGCTTGGCCGGCGAGCCGATGGATGTGCTGGTCAACGGCTGCCTGATCGCCCAGGGCGAGGTGGTGGTGGTGAACGACAAGTTCGGCATCCGCCTCACCGACATCATCACCCCGGCGGAACGGATTCGCCGCCTGCACAAGTAACCATGTTCCCACGCCATGCCGCATGGCTCGCGGCCTTGCCGTTCTATGTCCGTGCGGCTGCGGCCGAGATGCCTGGCCCAGGTATCGCCCAGTTTGGTCAGACGCTGCTCGCCCTGTTGTTTGTCATCGCGCTGATCGTGGCCGCAGCCTTGCTGATGCGCCGCTTCTCGCTGCTACCCATGGCGGCTGGCGGACGTCTGCGCGTGGTGTCCGGCGTGATGGTTGGCGCCAAGGAGCGGGTGGTCATCGTCGAGGTTGAATCGACCTGGCTGGTGGTCGGCGTGACCGGCGAGAACGTCAACCTGCTGCATACTCTGCCGCGGCCGGCCGATGCACCGCCGGCGCCGCAACCGGCGATGCCGGTGTTCGCCGAGAAGCTGGCGGCGCTGATGAAGCGGGGCAAGCCGAATGCGTAAGTGGTTGCCTTGGCTGGCGGTTGCCCTTGCTGCGCTGCCTGCCGTGGCGGCCGAACCCGGCGTGCCGTTCATGACGGCGACCCAGGGTGCTGCCGGCGGCACGGCCTACAGTCTGACCATCGAGACGCTGCTGTTCCTGACGGCGCTCACGTTCCTGCCAGCCATGTTGCTGATGATGACGGCGTTCACCCGCATCGTCATCGTGCTGTCGCTGCTGCGCCAGGCGCTCGGCACCATGCAGGCGCCGCCCAACCAGGTGATCGTCGGCCTGTCGCTGTTCCTCACGCTGTTCGTGATGTCGCCGGTACTCGACCGCATCTACAACGAGGCGTACAAGCCGTACGGCGAGCAGCAGCTCACCTTCATGCAGGCGGTGGAGAAGGGCTCGGTGCCGCTCAAGGACTTCATGCTGAAGCAGACGCGGCAGAAGGACCTGGCGTTCTTCATCGAGCTTTCCGGTACAGCCCAGCCCAAAGGGCCGGAGGATGTGGGCTTCAAGGTACTGGTGCCGGCTTTTGTCACCAGCGAGCTGAAGACCGCGTTCCAGATCGGCTTCATGGTGTTCATCCCGTTCCTGATCATCGATTTCGTCGTTGCCAGCATCCTGATGGCGATGGGGATGATGATGGTGTCGCCGGTGATGATCTCTTTGCCATTCAAGTTGATGCTGTTCGTGCTGGTCGATGGCTGGACGCTGCTACTGGGATCACTGGTGCAGAGCTTCTACGTCGGATAGGGGAAGGTCGATGACACCGGAAACCGTGGTATCGCTGGTGCAGCGCGGCATGGAGATCATGGTGCTGGTGGCTGGGCCCATCCTGCTGGCCATCCTCGTGACCGGCCTGATTGTCAGCGTGTTCCAGGCCGCGACGCAGATCAACGAGGCGACGCTGTCGTTCATTCCCAAGCTGCTGATCGCCTTCCTGGTGTTCGTGTTCGCCGGATCGTGGATGGTGCAGATCATGGTCGACTTCACCATGCGGCTGTATGAAAGCATCCCGCAGATGATCGGCTAGTGCTGCCGTGCTGACTGTCACCCAGGCGCAAATCGACCTGTGGCTGGCCCTGCTATGGTGGCCGTTCCTGCGCATTCTCGGCTTCATGCTAGCCGACCCATTTTATTCCAGCCGTTCCATCGGCGTGCAGGTGCGCGTGCCGCTGTGCCTGTTCCTGGCGGTACTGGTGGCGCCGCTGTTGCCGCCTATGCCGACTTTTCCCGTGGTGTCGGCCCAGGGCATCCTGATTGCGGTCAACCAGTTGCTGGTCGGTGTCGCCATCGGCTTCGCGGTGCGCCTGGTGTTTACCGCGATCGAGATGGCCGGCAATATCGCCGGCCTGCAGATGGGCATGGGCTTCGCCATGTTCTACGATCCGCAGATCTCGGCCAACACGCCGGTGGTGGGGCAGTTGTTCAGCCTGCTCAACATCCTGGTGTTCCTCGCGCTGGGTGGGCATCTGGTGATGATCAAGGTGCTGGTGGATAGCTTCGGCCAGCTACCGATTGCCGCTGGACCGATCGGCGCGGAGGGTTTTCGACTGCTGGCGGAGCAAGGCGCTGCGATCTTC
This region of Chitinolyticbacter meiyuanensis genomic DNA includes:
- the fliQ gene encoding flagellar biosynthesis protein FliQ, with amino-acid sequence MTPETVVSLVQRGMEIMVLVAGPILLAILVTGLIVSVFQAATQINEATLSFIPKLLIAFLVFVFAGSWMVQIMVDFTMRLYESIPQMIG
- the fliM gene encoding flagellar motor switch protein FliM, which gives rise to MADDILSQEEVDALLRGVTGEEDQGDEQLDASSVRAYDIGRQERIVRGRMPTLEIINERFARYLRIALFNFMRRNAEISVGPVKVQKYSEFIRNLVVPTNLNLIHMKPLRGTGLFIFDPDFVFLVVDNLFGSDGRYHVRVEGRDFTPTEQRIIQRLLEVVFEEYQKAWKPVFECEFGYVRSEMNTQFANIATPTEVVVSYTFKIELGAGGGDFHVCFPYSMIEPIRDILYSSMQADRIEADNRWLKLLQKQVQNAEVDLVATLGNAKITLGDIVNLKSGDVISLEIPQAIVAEVDGVPVLECKYGILNGQYALRVNKVLSSPEGGLGADDEKQGERNG
- the fliP gene encoding flagellar type III secretion system pore protein FliP (The bacterial flagellar biogenesis protein FliP forms a type III secretion system (T3SS)-type pore required for flagellar assembly.) yields the protein MRKWLPWLAVALAALPAVAAEPGVPFMTATQGAAGGTAYSLTIETLLFLTALTFLPAMLLMMTAFTRIVIVLSLLRQALGTMQAPPNQVIVGLSLFLTLFVMSPVLDRIYNEAYKPYGEQQLTFMQAVEKGSVPLKDFMLKQTRQKDLAFFIELSGTAQPKGPEDVGFKVLVPAFVTSELKTAFQIGFMVFIPFLIIDFVVASILMAMGMMMVSPVMISLPFKLMLFVLVDGWTLLLGSLVQSFYVG
- the fliO gene encoding flagellar biosynthetic protein FliO, with the translated sequence MFPRHAAWLAALPFYVRAAAAEMPGPGIAQFGQTLLALLFVIALIVAAALLMRRFSLLPMAAGGRLRVVSGVMVGAKERVVIVEVESTWLVVGVTGENVNLLHTLPRPADAPPAPQPAMPVFAEKLAALMKRGKPNA
- the fliN gene encoding flagellar motor switch protein FliN; this translates as MADDTPQQDGDVMDDWAAALAEQAEEEATAAPTPTANVQPADIFERFDAQMPGSGGPNNIDMILDIPVTLTVELGRTKIAIRSLLQLAQGSVVELDGLAGEPMDVLVNGCLIAQGEVVVVNDKFGIRLTDIITPAERIRRLHK
- the fliR gene encoding flagellar biosynthetic protein FliR — protein: MLTVTQAQIDLWLALLWWPFLRILGFMLADPFYSSRSIGVQVRVPLCLFLAVLVAPLLPPMPTFPVVSAQGILIAVNQLLVGVAIGFAVRLVFTAIEMAGNIAGLQMGMGFAMFYDPQISANTPVVGQLFSLLNILVFLALGGHLVMIKVLVDSFGQLPIAAGPIGAEGFRLLAEQGAAIFRMGVLLSLPVIGSLLITNLAIGVMTRAAPQLNVFAVGFPLMLVIGVATLYLMLPFLVPHIELMLAGLVERIAQMMGLMAGTVVSSQ